A stretch of DNA from Rathayibacter sp. VKM Ac-2762:
GCCGCGGCCGGCGACGAACTCGCGGCGCACGGTGTGGCCGGGGGCCTTCGGCGCGATGAGGATGACGTCGACGCCCGCGGGCGCCTCGATGTAGCCGAAGCGGATGTTGAAGCCGTGCGCGAAGGCGAGGGTCTTGCCCTCGGTCAGCGCGGAGGCGATCTGCTCGCTGTAGATCGCGCGCTGGTGCTGGTCCGGCGCGAGGATCATGATCAGGTCGGCCCAGGCCGCGGCGTCGGCGACGCTCTTGACCTCGAAGCCGTCGTCCTCGGCCTTGGCGGTCGACTTCGACCCCTCCTTCAGCGCGATGACGACCTGGACGCCGGAGTCGCGGAGGTTCTGCGCGTGCGCGTGGCCCTGCGAGCCGTAGCCGACGATCGCGACCTTCTTGGACTGGATGATGGAGAGGTCGGCGTCGGCGTCGTAGATGAGCTCGGTCACGTGGTGAGTCCTTTTCTGTAGTGGAGAGTTCGCGGTCAGTTCTTGAAGACGCGCTCGGTGATCGACTTGGAGCCGCGCCCGATGGCGAGCAGGCCCGACTGCGCGATCTCCTTGATGCCGTAGGGCTCGATCACCCGCAGGAACGCATTGGTCTTGCCGGTGTCGCCGGTGACCTCGATCACCAGGGCGTCGGTCGCGACGTCGACCACGCGGGCGCGGAAGAGCGTGACGGCCTCGAGCACCTGCGAGCGCGTGACGTTGTCGACGCGGACCTTGACGAGCAGGTGCTCGCGCTGGACCGACTGGTCGGTGTCGAGCTCGACGATCTTGATCACGTTGACGAGCTTGTTGAGCTGCTTCGTGACCTGCTCGAGCGGCAGGTCCTCGACGTCCACGGCGACCGTGATGCGCGAGAGCCCGGCCAGCTCGGTCGGACCGACCGCCAGCGACTCGATGTTGAAGCCGCGGCGGGCGAACAGCCCGGCGACACGGGTGAGCAGTCCCGGCTTGTCCTCGACGAGCAGGGAGAGAACGTGGTGCGTCATGCGGGTCTACTCCTCGTCGTCCCAGGTCGGGCTGTGGTCTCGGGCGTACTGGACGTAGCTGTTGGAGACGCCCTGCGGGACCATCGGCCAGACCATGGAGTCGCGGCTGACGACGAAGTCGATCACCACGGGCCGGTCGTTGGTGGCGATGGCGAGGCGGATGGCGTCGTCGATCTCCTCCGGCTTCGTGACGCGGATGCCGAGCGCGCCGTAGGCGTCGGCGAGCTTCACGAAGTCGGGCACCCGGACGGTGTCGTGACCCGTGTTGAGGTCGGTGTTGGAGTAGCGGCCCTCGTAGAACAGGGTCTGCCACTGGCGCACCATGCCGAGCGAGGAGTTGTTGATCACCGCGACCTTGATCGGGATGTCGTTGATCGTGCAGGTGGCGAGCTCCTGATT
This window harbors:
- the ilvN gene encoding acetolactate synthase small subunit → MTHHVLSLLVEDKPGLLTRVAGLFARRGFNIESLAVGPTELAGLSRITVAVDVEDLPLEQVTKQLNKLVNVIKIVELDTDQSVQREHLLVKVRVDNVTRSQVLEAVTLFRARVVDVATDALVIEVTGDTGKTNAFLRVIEPYGIKEIAQSGLLAIGRGSKSITERVFKN